The stretch of DNA TGCCAAACTTAACTTTTGGACTCTCCTTTCCGTATAGAACTTGGCTGGCCTTAACTTTCCGTTTTTGTCATAATTATGGACTTTCTTGTGTTTGTTTGTGCATGGTTGCTTCTCGTGATCCGTAATCCCATTGGTGTTGCTGCTTGTAATTTAACTTGTACTGATCCATGCCAACTGCATAATTATTTACTAGCTTGGTTTGTTAAAGACCATTAGTTTTTTAAATGCCATTAATTAGCTAGCTTGGTTTTGATTTTGGACTTGTATCCTATAGCTAGCTCGCATTTCCTAGACATCATATTTGGCGCCTCTCTCATCATTTAGACAAGCGAGAGAATAATGACATGCATACATGAAGGCTATCTCCCATATTGTTAGATCCGGAGTTTATTCTACAAATGGTTTACTCCCTTATTATTCTGTTGGATTTGCCAGTACATTTACTTATGCAATTGGGAAGCGAAAACTAAAGTTCAATTCCAGTTTTTTTTAGAAACATAAAACAGCGGCCTACAATATAATGCATCAACggaagaggaggaggccggcatATGAAGCTGAGAGAGGTGACGGGGAGCACGAGAAACTGCTCCCGCTGCAAGAGAGGGAGCCATGCCAATAGTCAGTTGTGGGCTTGTGGCGCTGGTCGCGACCGCCGCATCACCAACCATGATCGTCCAGGCTGTGGCATGGGGGTCGTGCTTGCTGCTTGCGCGATGATCCCCCCATCGTGATGATAAGGCGACTCCCCAACCCTGATGATAAGGCTTCATCCATTCAATTTTGACTCTGTAGACAACTAGCTTTTGGTAAGCGCAGCATGCTCAAGTTTACTTTGTAGCTATTTTGGTGTTCTGCATTTTAGTGGTACAAGATTGTGTCGCTCAATCTTGGCCTAGAGGTGCTCCCATTTTAGGTCAAACACAGTTTATTCTGAAACCGTTGCATATTTTGCTGAAATGCTTCAAGGTGGTTTTACTATGACACTATGGCCATGCTTGTAATGCCAGCTTGGCTTGAGAGGTCGGCTAATTCAGTAGGCTTATTCAATGGTGAATAGGTCCATGTATTAGATAGGATCAACAAGAGTTGGCTGGCAGCTGCTATGTATATGTTATGGATCAGAGGCAATTAATCTGTCTTTGCCCCCCTTTTTTTAATTCAAGCCCTTAAGATTATGCTCTTAAATGCATACACATGACTTACTTCCAGATTTAACAAGACTGCATCCTACAATGAGCTATATAGCTGATGTTGATCATAATCAGTATGTGTACAGAGCAGTTTTAAGATTTCCTATTTTCTTCATATTGAATACCAATTGCGCAGTATGTGTATTTGTAGCATATTGCAGACTTGCAGTGAAGTAGTGCCTGCTATACATGAGATGTACCTTTTTTAGATAACTTTTCTTAaaattaaaaatactaaaatgtaCATGTTTCTATCAATTTATTGGTACTCGATGACTTCCTTATCCAGGTTGTGATTTGCTATACAATTTCTTACATGTTAGAAGGTACATATGAGATATAGTAAAGTTGATTATATATGGGATATAGACTAGAAAATTATAAGGCGTCATATGCAAGTTGTCTGAAAAATCTTAGGAATGCATTGACTTTGGCCGAACACGGGGCTAGACATGAACGTGATGCCTGATAGTTATCATTGCTGCACCTTTGCATCTGCTTCTATTTTGTTGCAATATCCTGCATTGAATGAGAGCTGTTACCATGCACATGTTTGCGATGCAGGTTCCAACACTACCACAAAGCTTGGTTAAGCCATGGGTCACTTATTGATAAATGTAGTTGAAGTCTATTATTTTGCAAAATGAAATATATATGCTTGGTTTAATGATTTAGTACATATTGTTTCAAAACTGCTTACATTGATTTTTGTGCTAAGGTTGAGATAACTAGGTAATTATCTAGCCATGTCAGTAACATATATGCCTTGAGTATTCAAACATGGTAATACAAATTTCGCAACTTGAATTCTTGCAAGGAATATTGTTGTTTGCCCGATTAACGAGATACTTGAGTCACTTCACAAAATGTTACGTCTTTGGAGGCGTTCACAGGGAAGGCTATTGGTGTTGGCATCGCTGTTGCCAGTTATAAACTAAATGATCTTTAGCGTGATGGAATGTTATCAACTCTTGTGGTGAACACTAATGACCTTTAGCATTGCATACTTAGTATGAGATTGGGCCTCCCGTCTTTGGTAGCCGTCTAAGTTGTACAGGGAGCATATATTGCTTATTATTGGCATTAATTGCATTGTCCTTCCGTTCTTTGGTGGAAATTCACTTTATGTCCATTGCCTAATTTGTACAAAAAACATAGAATGCTATTGGCATAATTACTTTTCCTCGAGAGCAGAGTTTCTGAAGTGTATGGAGACGAGAAAGGTATGTGCTACCATATCCTGATCGTCAAGAGTAAATGTGTGTGTGTGGTTTTCATGCAAGTCACTGTTCTGAAGTGTCTTTGCAACTTCAGATTGTGATTTTAGTGTTGCTATTTCTTACATGTTAGAGGGCACACATTATTTTTCACATTCCATCTTTGCAGAGTAGTTGTGATCTATAATCAGATAGTGTAAGAAATCAAAGATTTTTTTGTCTTAGCATCAAAATGTTAAATATTAAAATATGCATGACGTCATATTCAATACACATATCTGAATTATGCCAAATTTGTTTGATCAGTGCAAAATTGCATATGCTATTCTTTTTTGTTATTCCGTGCCACCACATGTGTATTTATCTAGGCAGATATAGGCGGTGTGCAATTTAATGCATTGCTATTTAGTTGGCCGGTAATAAGTTCTAAAAAGCATCCTCCTTCAAGAGCCAAATTTGTGTAAAATTTAGAGTGAATAAATCTTTGTTCTATGTACATGTAATGCTTGTCAGCAACTTTTAGTTTCTTTTACCGGGAGTATTAGTTTCTTTTACAATTTACAATTTGTTGTTTGTTTATTTCTTCTCATTAGATCGGAGTTCATTGGTTTGTTTGTTCCTTTTTATCAGTCATCTACCATGGAATGTTCTATataagttttttgtttttttgtccaAAGAGATATTTTCTCTCATGTGCTTTAATATGCACACATGGTTGCGCGCGCAGTATTAAAACCAGTCAATCATTCCTTTTTATGATGAATTTAAGAGTTTTTATCTTGAAAGTAGTCTTACAACATCTATTTTATTTTTAGACTAAAATTTTGAATTGTAGGGTCTATGCCAGTGATGTGATGGGCAATCAACTCATCTGTTGATTGGATTGGGGGTGGCATGAACAAAATAAATGTGAAGAAAGCAAGCTTGGATGCTAGGTGGCGGCACCAACAGGGGAAGTGTCAGGCGTGAACCAAACATCTATGGCTTGTTGCTTAGAATCTTGCCGGTCTAGGCAAGGTTAGCTCTTGTCACGATGCAATGATCAACCTCTAAGAAATTCTTGCGTACATGTCTTTTAGTACTATTTTCCCATGGTCCATCTGTGTATGTCATTTCCATGATGCGGTGATTTTGATAATTTTTCTTAAAATCTACTTATTAGTTGTGGATATCTTCTCGAGAAATAACAAAAGTATAATATAGGCAAGAATAAATATCAGAACTAACGCCATGGTGCTCATGTAAGTCTAGCCGTGGATTAAAAAGTTTACAATGTGAAGTTATTTTTTCTTGTTGTACAGATTATAATCATTAATTTGTGTGATCCAGAATTTCAAAAAGTTATCTTAGCCTGTATAAAAATTAAAATTTCAATTTAATGTTTAAGCTTCTAGGATGTTTACCGTAGCTGCCGAACGTTAACACTAAGCAAAATTGAGCTGAGCCAAAAATTAAGTTTTGAGTCAAGGGAAGgggtttgtgtgtgagagagaaaagagagacaGGGTGAGACTGAGAGGTGGGAGAGAGAATGGGAGAGAGAGATGGAGGGTGGTAGACACATAGAAATATGCATTATATTCATATATGTGCAATTGAAAAAAAAAACTTGaaaggcccgtggcaacgcacgggcgtccTACTAGTGCTCGTAAGGTCACTAGAAAGAGAAGAAaagaagggaataacattgcagtcATTTTGAAATATGAGAAATTTTACTTGAAGATTCACAGTGTACAAACTCAAGCAGTTTTAATTATTCTCGGAGGAGTTTTTGGTAGAAACTTTGTGCTGTAAATTGTAAACCGGTCACGGGCGCTGTAAAACATTGCTGAATGTATAGCTCTAATGACCATTTCTTTCCTTTAAATGTCAATATAATTCAAACTCTCTGAGAGTCCATTTCCTAAAATTTTCCTCTGTTATTCACGATGCATGGGCACCTTTTACTACTCTGCTTTTTCACAGGCACGNNNNNNNNNNNNNNNNNNNNNNNNNNNNNNNNNNNNNNNNNNNNNNNNNNNNNNNNNNNNNNNNNNNNNNNNNNNNNNNNNNNNNNNNNNNNNNNNNNNNNNNNNNNNNNNNNNNNNNNNNNNNNNNNNNNNNNNNNNNNNNNNNNNNNNNNNNNNNNNNNNNNNNNNNNNNNNNNNNNNNNNNNNNNNNNNNNNNNNNNNNNNNNNNNNNNNNNNNNNNNNNNNNNNNNNNNNNNNNNNNNNNNNNNNNNNNNNNNNNagaaagagagagagagagttcagcATAAAAGGACCCCCAAAGGCCGCTGGCCGTAACACAAGCCAGCCACAAAGTCACACTCACACCGAGTCACCGACCACTCCACTCCACATCCAAAATGGCCGCCGTGACGTTCGAAGAGGAGGTCTCCAGGCTGGCTGCCGGCGCAGCGGCCGTCTCGCCGGCGCTGGTGAGGACGGCCGTGGGGGCACTGGCACGCAgcagcgccgcccgcgccgctgcCGATGCCCTGTTCCATCTCTTCGCCGGCACCATAAGCGTCGTCTTCGTCGCAACATTCCTCTACCTCGTCGTGTTCCGGGCCTGCGTCGGGAACTGCGCCGTGGCCTCGGTAGTTTGGGAGATCTTGGTTTATTCTGGTTTGCTCTCCCTGCTACTCATGGTGCCAGCGATGGTGCTCTTCTTCCTGCGCGCCGCCGGCAGCGGCACCGAGGTACCCCTCACTCACTCGATCGTTGCCCCTCCCGCCCCGCGAAGCCAATTTCGCTTATGATCTGATTGTCAAATGTTGTAGGTCAAGGATGATGTGGATGGTCGCGTCCGTCGGTGGCCGCTAATCTGGGACGCGGCTGTGGCGTTCTTCCACCTGGCGGCCTTTGTGGGACTCATTGGTCTCGTTCTTCTAATCTGTGGCAGGTTTCAAGAGGTTTCTTACCTTCTCCGCACTGCGGCTGTGCTGTGCAAGCTCCTACTCACCGCGCTCTTCTCCATCCGTGCTGCTGTGGCGCTGTGGAGGATGAATCCTCAGCAGCCGGCTGCAGTTGCTGTTGCGGTAGTGTGATGAGTGTACGGAGAGTAGTAATCTATCTAGTAACTAGTGCGTACTGATGCAGTCAGTCACTATGCTTCTTTGGTTACTCTGAACTCTCTGAAGTACCGAACCTATCCCTAAGTAACACAGGTCCATTGTTTACCTATGCCCATATGCGTGTCAGCGATCAAGTGCCTCCTGGCGAACCGGTGACGCGGGAAGCAGCAGTCCAAGTTCCAGCCAGGCCTCGTCGCAAGCCTCAGCGGCCCGCTAGGCTTGCTGGGCCTGAGTGGGTCTAGTCCTCTGTAACGGGTACATATACTGGTGTGTGTGCGTGAGTAGGGGGAGGCTGGCAGAACGGCTAGAAGCCGGGGCATGGCAAGCGTGTGTGGCTCAGGaactcgatcccctcctcctctaTTCCCCAATTTGTAATCCGAATGCTTGAATTCCGCCATGATTGATGATTAGAGAGAGTAGTGTTGACAATCTGGTATCAGAGCCCTTCGATCCATCGACCCTTCCGACTCACCACCGGCACACGCGGCTCGCCAAGCGGCTgcgagcggcggcgatggagcGCATCCCGCCGGAGACGAAGGCGATCTACGACCTCCTGCGCGCCGACTTCGACAAGGTCAGCCGCGAGCGCGACGACACCACCGCGAAGGCTATCGCGCAGCTCGATGCCAAGCTCGACCTCCTCTCCAGGCACCTCGACGAGGTCAAGGTCTCGATCGGGGTCGACATCGACGAACTGCGGCAGGAGTTCGACAAGCCTGCACCAGCCGCGGATCCGCACGGCGCACCTGCAACTCCTTCTCGAGCGTCGGGCCACAATTTTTCCAGTTTTGAAGCGCTTCGCTCTGGGGCTGAAAATCGGGGCCCCGCTCATCGGGCGTATGTTTCGCCTCCAATCAGAGGTACGCATCTCGAACAGGCGCTGCAACGCGTTCCATTTGCATCCTTGGATTCGAGACagaattctgctgatgtgtatggtgTTGGTCCTCGGATTGAGATGCCCCGTTTCGACGGATCCAACCCGAAGCTCTGGCAGGCCCGTTGCGAGGATTATTTCAGGTTTTGGGGCACACCGCAGAACCAATGGATTTCCCTGGCCACTTCACGGTTTGAAGCATATGCTGCTAGGTGGTTGGAATTGGTTCCTCGACGAGCTCCTCACGCCACCTGGGATGAGTTCTGCAAACTGCTCCAAAACAGGTTCGGCCGCAACTTGCATCAGACTGTCTTGCGGAATTTTTTTCACATTTCTCAGACTGGAACTGTGGAGGATTATGTTGAACGATTTTCTGAGCTGTTTGATCAGTTGTCTGCCTATGAGAGTTCTCCCAATACTGTGCATTTTGTTACCCGTTTCATGGAAGGACTGAAACCTGCTGTCAGATTGGCTATTGGCATTCAGCAACCAGCAGACTTGGACACAGCTTATCAGTTGGCTATCTTACATGAGGAGTTGGGAACAAGCTCGGTTGGCCCGTCCATGGCTAGCGCTAACCGTAGAGCTTCTGCGTTGCCATTGCCTCCCCCTCCACAGTCCTCGTCGTCTAGTACAGTTGCTGTTCATGCGGTTGATGATAAGAAGGCTACAGAGATTTTCAGAAAACCTGCTCCTGACGATAAGTGGAGTGCTCTGCGTGCTTATAGGAGAGCTAAGGGGTTGTGCTTTGTGTGTGGAGAGCGCTGGGGTAAGGATCACGTTTGTAAGCAAGAAGTCCAACTGCATGTTGTGCAAGAAATACTGGATTATGTGCAGAATCTTCCACATGAGTTGGCAACTTACACTGAGACAGATACAGTTTCTGAAGCCAACGCTATGTCACTATCTGCTGCAGCTCTGGGTGATACATCTGCAACTCCTACTATGACAATGAAGATGAAAATTCAGTTGCAAGGCCGTACATTAACGTTTCTGGTTGATTCAGGTAGCTCTCATACATTTTTGAACTGTGCAGTAGCTGAGTTGCTGTCAGGAGTATCAGACATGCCTGTTTCCATGGTCAGAATTGCCAATGGCAAGTTAATTCCTTGTTCCAAACAACTATTGCAAGGCAGGTGGACTTGTGGTGGTCATAAGTTTGCCAGTAATTTCAGGGTTTTTCCCTTGGGCTCCTATGATGGAATTTTGGGCATTGATTGGCTAGCTGCACACAGCCCTATACAGGTGGATTGGTCTGCTCATTGGCTTGCCTTCCAGCATAAGGGTGCTCTCATAACCTTGCTTGGAGAAAATGCTGCTCAGCCTATTTGCACACTGTTCAGTCTCTATGCTCTCACTTCTGCAACAAATACTGCTCTGTCTGAAATACCACCTGAAGTGCAACTGCTGTTGGATAAATATGCCTCTGTGTTTGAAGCTCCCTCTGGCCTGTCTCCTAGAAGACAGTATGACCATACTATTCCCCTAGTTCCAGGTGCTACTCTAGTGTCCCTTCGACCTTACAGAATTGCCCCTGCTCTGAAAAATGAGATGGAAAGGCAGATGCAAGAGATGCTGGACAGTGGCATTATTAGACATAGTAACAGCCCATTTTCCTCCCCTATGATAATGGTAGAAAAGAAGGATGCAACCTGGAGACCAGTGGTTGACTATAGACACTTAAATAATATTACTGTCAAAAGCAAGTACCCTATACCAGTTATAGATGAGTTACTGGATGAACTGG from Triticum dicoccoides isolate Atlit2015 ecotype Zavitan chromosome 6A, WEW_v2.0, whole genome shotgun sequence encodes:
- the LOC119315653 gene encoding uncharacterized protein LOC119315653, giving the protein MAAVTFEEEVSRLAAGAAAVSPALVRTAVGALARSSAARAAADALFHLFAGTISVVFVATFLYLVVFRACVGNCAVASVVWEILVYSGLLSLLLMVPAMVLFFLRAAGSGTEVKDDVDGRVRRWPLIWDAAVAFFHLAAFVGLIGLVLLICGRFQEVSYLLRTAAVLCKLLLTALFSIRAAVALWRMNPQQPAAVAVAVV